ATTCAATAATGTAAATACGTCTTTACAGGTCCTTGGCCCATTTTTGAAAAAAAAGGCTCATTCAAACATGCAGCTGGGATTTTTGGAGGCAAGAAGGATGGGAGAAGTAATCTAAGAAGCCTGAGTTATTTTTCTATTAAGAATAGTATATGCCCATTCGTGAATAAAAAACGTAAATTGAGTGGAATCCGGTTGTGTTACTTGACTTATCTTGATGACAATTATTAAATGGGTACATATTAAAAAAGGAAAAAATGAATGAATTGGAAGTGAATCGTTAGTGAAAATCGTATTCTTTGATATTGACGGAACGTTGCTTGATCATGAAAAAAAGTTACCTGCTTCAACAAAAAAAGCCATTAAGCAACTGCAGGATAGCGGGGTTTTTGTAGCGATTGCCACAGGAAGGGCTCCGTTTATGTTCGAATCTTTAAGGGAAGAGCTTGGTATCGATACATTTGTAAGTTTCAATGGACAATACGTTGTTTTTGAAGGGAGAGTCGTTTATAAAAACCCTTTGAGCATACCTGAGATAAAACGGCTCCACGAACATTCTGAAAAAAATGAAATACCGATCGTTTTCATGAATGAGGAGACAATGAAATCGAGTGTTCCACATCATAGCAGAATTGAAGAAGCATTAAGCAGCCTGAAGTTTCCCCACCCTGAACATGTGGCAGATTTTTATGAGGACCATGATATATACCAAGCCTTATTATTCTGTTCGGAAGATGAAGAAGGGAACTTTGTTGGGAAATATGATGACTTCCATTTCATTAGATGGCATGAGTATTCAACGGATGTTCTTCCATTCGGGGGTTCAAAAGCTGAAGGCATTAAAATATTAATGGAAAAAGTCGGGTTTGCTCTGGAGGATGTTTACGCCTTTGGAGATGGCTTAAATGATATAGAGATGTTAAAAGTAGCGGGATATGGCGTGGCAATGGGGAATGCCGGTCAACTTGTGAAGCAAGAGGCCGACTTTGTAACCAAGGATGTCGATGATGATGGCATACTTTTTGGTTTGAAGGAACTTGAACTGATATAAAAAACAAAACCCCCGTCAACCAACAGACGGGGGTTTTGCTTATTACGTTACCTTTCCACCGCAATTGAATTTTCCGGTATGGCATAGGGGTCTTCCGGATTGATATGATCATAAAACATGATTCCATTAAGGTGGTCGATTTCATGTTGAAAGCAAATGGCTGCGATGCCTTTCAGGCGGAGCTGAACCGATTTTCCTTCCAGGTCCGTACCCACAACCGTTATTCGAGCATAACGGGGCACATAGCCGGAAACGGGACGATTTACGGAAAGGCAGCCTTCTCCGGATGTCAAATATGCTTTTTCCACTGAATGGCTGATGAGTTTAGGGTTGAAAAGTGCATAGCTATACAGTTGACCATCTTTTTCTTTCAAATGAACCGCGATCATCCTTTTTGAAACATTCACCTGTGGTGCAGCCAAGCCAATTCCTGCCCTTAACCCGTATAGTGCAGCAATATCGGGCTTCTGGCTGTTTTGGACATATTCCATCAAGCTGGCTAAAAGTTGCTTATCTTCATTTGATGCCGGAAGCGGAACCTCTACCGCGACTTGCCTTAAGATTGGATCGTCTTCATTAACAAAATCATCCATGGTAAGCATAATCTTTCACCCCACAAAAATTCTTATAATATGTATAGGATTATTTTAACAAAAAAAATACTGAAAGTTAATGGATGATCTAATGAAAGAAAAATGGAAGGGATGGAATCAAGTCATTAATTCCTATCCCAGCCATTATATTATTTGCGTGTTGAGGTCTATTTAAAAAAATAAATCATTTTTTGTGAATTAGGGTAAATAGTTAACATTTTCGGGTAAAGGTAATAGTAATTATCTGGTTAGCAAAAGCACGCGCCGACAATGATTAACAGAATGAACAGGACAATGATTAGAGCGAAGCCGCCTCCAAAGCCGCAGCCGCCTCCACCATCACCATAACCATAGCTGGGTGCAACGGAAACCGGATAACAACAATCCTGGTTGTAACCTCCATACATAATTTCATACCTCCGTTTTTTGTATTATTAAAATGCTGACCACTCTGATTTGAAACGGTCCCTACAGCCTATGCAGTATGGCTTAAAGGGTGTAGGCTGGCGCCCAGTAATGAAAAAAACCTGTTCGGAATATGATTGTAACAAGTGTTTGCGGCTAATAAGGGAATTTAGAGAAATATGAATCTTCGAAGTACTATCAGAAGGAGCTGTCTATGTTGAATCGTTTTGGTCCATATGTTATTTTACTTCTTTCTTTTGTGATCTTGACTGGTTGTTTTAATGGTTCACCGGAAGAAAGAATCCACAAAATCCTAGAGAAAACTGCAGAAAAGGAAAGTGATTTCACCGAGCATCAAGAGCCACTTAATGATTTGGAGAAAAAAGAAAAAGAAAAATATGAGAAAATAATTAAACTTGGATTGGATGATTATGAACAGATCGTCGAGCTTTCAGATGAAGCCACCAAGAATATCGACCAAAGGGAAAAAATAATTGAAAAGGAACAAAGCAGTATGCAATCCTCAAAAGAACAATTCAATCAGATAGATGAACAAATCGGGAAAATAGAGGATGAAAAAATAAAAAAAGAAGCGACTGAAATGAAAAAGGTCATGAGTGAGCGCTATAGCACCTACGATAATTTATATGATGCATATCAACAAAGTCTGGCTTATGATCGTGAATTATATGAACTATTTAAAAAAGAGGATTTGAAAATGGATGAATTACAAGTGCAAATCGAGAAAATAAATACCTCTTATACAGAGGTTTTGAAAGCGAATGAGGAATTTAATGCATTAACGGAAAAATCAAATCAAAAAAAAGAAAGTTTTTATGATAGTTCCGGCATAGAAATGGCTGATTCAACAAAATAATATAAATAATGATGGGCTGTGATTCTCACTCACAGCCCATATTTTTGTTCAATCCAGTTCATTTAGGGTCTGGAAAATTCTAGAATAGCCTTTTTTGTGCAACCAGCTTGAGGGGAATTTTCATACCTGTACTAAAAAAAAACGATAATCAAAATTCTAACAGCAGACTTATATGAAAGCGTTTGAAAATTTTTTTGGAATATTATTCCGAAGGCTCAAATGCCTATAGTTAAAGCGGTTTTGGAATTGATCCGATATGCTGGGGGATTTAAATGTTATCCTTTGCCATCCTTAAATTGAAAATTAGGGGAAATTTAATAGTACAGTTGTAAAGTCAAAACTAATACAGAGAAGAAGTATGAGTATTGGAAATTCTATAAAATCAAAATTATAAGGAACTCCAAGTGATTGACTTGATGTTAATTCATCTTGTAAACTTAATCTATAAAAATTCTTGTATCATTTTCCTTGATTTTTTTTATGGTACAGAATAAGATTGAGACATATTAAGCATATCCACGTTTGAGGATTGGTCTTAAGGGAAAAATAAAAGAATGAATTGTTGAAGAAACTAAAAAGCAAACTATTTTTGCTTTATAGAATAATAATAGCAAACCTTTTTAATGAAAGGATGAGGTGCCAAATGGCTCAAAAAACTAAACAAGCTAAATTTAATGTTCAGGATCAGCTTAAGAAAGTAGAAGAACAATTTGAAACTTTTCAAATTTTAAATGAAGAGGGAGAAGTCGTTAATGAAGCGGCAATGCCTGATTTAAGTGATGAACAATTGCAAGAATTAATGCGTCGTATGGTTTATACACGCATCTTGGATCAACGTTCTATATCACTGAACCGCCAAGGTAGATTAGGTTTCTATGCACCGACTGCCGGTCAAGAAGCTTCTCAAATCGCTTCCCAGTATGCTTTGGAAAAAGAAGATTTCATTCTGCCTGGCTACCGTGATGTTCCGCAAATCGTTTGGCATGGCCTTCCGCTTTGGCAAGCATTCTTATTCTCCCGGGGACATTTTAAGGGAAATCAAATTCCTGAAGACGTCAATGTAATTTCCCCTCAAATCATTATCGGCGCTCAATATATCCAAGCTGCAGGAGTTGCTCTTGGGTTGAAGAAACGCGGGAAAAAAGCTGTGGCCATCACATATACTGGTGACGGCGGAACCTCACAAGGTGACTTTTATGAGGGAATTAACTTTGCAGGTGCATTTAAAGCGCCGGCTATCTTCATCGTGCAAAATAACCGTTTCGCAATCTCGACACCGGTTGATTTGCAATCAGCATCGAAAACATTAGCCCAGAAGGGTGTGGCTGCAGGTATCCCTGGCATCCAAGTTGATGGTATGGATGCGTTGGCCGTTTATACAGCCGTTAAAGAAGCGCGTGAACGTGCAATTAATGGTGAAGGCCCTACATTGATTGAAACATTAACTTACCGTTATGGTCCGCATACGATGGCTGGGGATGACCCGACACGTTACCGTACTTCCGAAATGGATAACGAGTGGGAACTGAAAGATCCATTGGTTCGTTTCCGCAAGTTCTTGGAAAACAAAAAACTTTGGAATGAAGAATTAGAGAACGAAACGATAGAAAAAGCAAAAGACGATATTAAAGAAGCGATCAAATTGGCAGATGCAGAACCTAAGCAGAAGGTTACAGACCTGATTGAAATCATGTATGAAGAAATGCCTTATAACTTAAAAGAACAATATGAAATTTATAAAGAGAAGGAGTCGAAGTAAGCCATGGCTCAATTGACGATGATTCAAGCAATTACAGAAGCATTACGTACAGAACTTAAGAATGACGAGAATGTACTCGTTTTTGGGGAAGATGTTGGTGTTAATGGAGGAGTTTTCCGTGCAACGGAAAATCTTCAAAAAGAATTCGGTGAAGATCGTGTATTCGATACACCTCTTGCTGAATCTGGAATCGGTGGATTAGCGGTCGGTCTTTCTTTACAAGGTTTCCGTCCTGTTCCTGAAATTCAATTCTTCGGGTTTGTATATGAAGTAATGGATTCCGTAAGCGGTCAGCTTGCTCGTATGCGCTACCGTTCAGGCGGACGTTACAGTGCACCGGTTACAATTCGCTCACCTTTTGGGGGCGGAGTGCATACTCCGGAAATGCACGCTGATAGCTTGGAAGGTTTAATGGCTCAGCAACCAGGGTTAAAGGTAGTTATCCCTTCCACTCCTTACGATGCAAAAGGCTTATTGATTTCAGCTATTCGTGATAATGACCCTGTCATATTCCTTGAGCACATGAAATTGTACCGTTCTTTCCGTCAGGAAGTTCCTGAAGAAGAATATACAATTCCATTAGGAAAAGCGGATGTGAAAAGAGAAGGAACGGATTTATCCATTATTACGTATGGTGCGATGGTACAGGAATCCATCAAGGCAGCTGAGGAATTGGCTAAGGAAGGACATTCCGTCGAAGTGGTCGACTTACGGACTGTATCTCCATTGGATATCGATACAATCATTGCTTCTGTAGAAAAAACTGGACGCGCTATCGTTGTTCAAGAAGCACAAAAGCAAGCTGGTATAGCAGCGAATGTCGTAGCGGAAATTAACGAACGTGCCATTTTGAGCTTAGATGCTCCAGTGTTGCGAGTGGCGGCTTCTGATACGGTATTCCCGTTTTCACAAGCTGAAACAGTATGGCTCCCTAATTATAAAGACATTATTGAAACGGCGACTAAAGTCTTGAAGTTTTAACAATCTTAAGTAATGGGAATGAATGTCCTGCTTGGGAAAGTAATATCGCATTAACGGTAATGCAAGATAAAGGACTTTATTCAAAGCACTAAGTATGATTTAATATAGGAGGTTGAACTCAGTGGCATTCCAATTTAGACTCCCTGATATCGGAGAAGGTATACACGAAGGTGAAATAGTGAAATGGTTTGTAAAACCAGGAGATAAGATTCAAGAAGATGACGTGCTTTGCGAGGTTCAGAACGATAAGGCCGTTGTTGAAATCCCATCACCGGTGGAAGGTACCGTTGAAGAAATCCTTGTTCAAGAAGGAACGGTTGCCGTTGTTGGCGATGTACTTGTAACTTTCGATGCTCCAGGTTATGAAAATCTTCAGTTTAAAGGGGATCATGGAGAAGAAGCGAAGGCAGAAGGTGAGAAGAATACGGAGGCCCAGGTTCAAGCAACTGCTGAAGCTGGACAGGAAGTCAAGAAAGAGACTGCTCCGGTTCAAGAAAATAATGGTGTAACGGGCGCGGGATCACAACCACAAGTTGAGGCAGATCCTTCACGACGTATCATCGCCATGCCTTCTGTTAGGAAATATGCACGCGAACAAGGGGTAAATATTCGTGAGATTTCTGGTTCTGGGGATAACGGCCGCATCATGAAAGATGACATAGATGCTTTCAAAAACGGCGAAACTGCTCCACAGCAACCGGCAGCTCAAAGTGAAGCTTCACAACAAAATGATACGGAAACAACCGAAAAACAAAAAGTTTCAATTCCAGAAGGGCAATATCCTGAAACTCGCGAAAAAATGAGCGGCATGAGAAAAGCGATCGCCAAAGCAATGGTGAAATCCAAACAGACAGCTCCGCATGTTACATTAATGGATGAAGTCGATGTGACGCTATTGGTTGCTCACCGTAAGAAATTCAAGGAAATTGCTGCACAAAAAGGAATCAAGCTTACATTCCTACCTTATGTTGTTAAAGCGTTAACAAGTGCATTGCGTGAATTCCCTATGCTTAACACATCATTTGATGATGAGGCTAGTGAGATTATCCATAAACACTATTACAATATCGGAATTGCGGCAGACACAGACAAAGGACTGCTCGTTCCAGTTGTAAAAGATGCAGATCGTAAATCAACTTTTGCTATTTCACAAGAAATTAATGAATTAGCGACGAAAGCCCGTGACGGCAAATTGGCTCCTAACGAAATGAAAGGTGCTTCTTGCTCCATTACGAATATCGGTTCCGCAGGCGGTCAATGGTTCACACCTGTAATCAATCATCCAGAAGTTGCCATTCTAGGGATTGGACGCATTGCCGAAAAAGCAATTGTACGCGACGGGGAAATTATCGCCGCTCCAGTTCTGGCATTATCACTGAGCTTTGATCACCGCATGATTGATGGAGCAACAGCTCAACATGCATTGAATCATATCAAAAAGTTATTGAACGACCCAGAATTATTGTTAATGGAGGCGTAAACAATGGTAGTAGGAGATTTTCCAATCGAAACAGATACTTTAGTGATCGGTTCAGGCCCAGGGGGATATGTTGCCGCAATTCGCGCAGCACAGCTTGGACAGAAAGTAACGGTCGTTGAAAAAGGAACAATCGGCGGAGTTTGTTTGAATGTAGGCTGTATCCCATCGAAAGCTTTAATTTCGGCTGGACACCGTTTCCATGAAGCTCAGCATTCAGAAGATATGGGTATCTTTGCAGAAAAAGTTTCTGTTGATTTTTCTAAAGTACAAGCTTGGAAAGGTTCTGTTGTTAAAAAATTAACAGGCGGTGTAAGCAGCCTATTAAAAGGTAATAATGTTGATGTTGTAACTGGAGAAGCTTATTTCGTTGACGAAAACAGCATCCGTGTTATGAATGAAGACTCAGCCCAAACATATACATTTAAAAACGCAATCATCGCCACTGGTTCATCGCCAATCGAGATTCCGTCATTTAAATATACGAAACGTGTACTTAATTCCACTGGTGCTCTTGCTTTGGAAGAAGTTCCAAGTTCGATCGTGGTAATCGGCGGAGGTTACATTGGAACTGAGCTTGGCGGAGCATTCGCAAGCTTCGGCACTAAAGTTACCATCCTTGAAGGTACGGAAGAAATCCTTTCTGCAGGCTTTGAAAAACAAATGGCAGCACTTGTTAAGCGTAACCTTAAAAACAAGGGTGCTGAAATTGTTACTAAAGCAAATGCTAAAGGCGTGGAAGAAACTGAAACAGGTGTAACCGTTACTTATGAAGTAAAAGGCGAAGAGAAAAAAGTTGAAGCCGATTACGTTTTAGTAACAGTTGGACGTCGTCCAAATACGGCAGAGATCGGCCTGGAGCAAGTCGGAATCAAAATGACTGATCGTGGTTTGATCGAAACGGATAAACAATGCCGTACTAGCGTAAAAAACATTTACGCAATCGGTGATATCGTTTCTGGACCTCAGTTGGCTCATAAAGCTTCTTATGAAGGTAAAATTGCAGCTGAAGCCATTGCAGGACATTCATCTGAAATCGACTATCTTGCTATTCCGGCTGTTGTATTCTCTGAACCGGAACTTGCTTCTGTCGGTTATAATGAAAAAGAAGCGAAGGAAGCTGGAATCGAAGCGCTTGCTTCTAAATTCCCATTCGCTGCAAATGGACGTGCTCTTTCTTTAAATAATACGGACGGATTTGTGAAGCTTATCACTCGCAAAGAAGACGGATTGGTTATAGGAGCACAAATTGCAGGACCAAACGCTTCTGATATGATTGCAGAACTTGGTTTGGCTATCGAAGCAGGAATGACTGCCGAAGATATCGCAATGACAATCCATGCACATCCAACTTTAGGGGAAATCACAATGGAAGCTGCTGAAGTTGCCCTTGGAACTCCTATTCACATCATCAAGTAATTGATTTTTATAAAAAAGCGTACTGCCTAATGCAGTACGCTTTTTTTGTTTGCCAGATATACAAATATGAAGGATGACTCCCCAGTCATGATTTTCTTCACGCTTGTTAAATGAAAAGGGTAAAAAGGGCATAAGCTATAAAAGGACTTCTTACTTTTTTCCTTGAAAGGGTTTGAAAAAGGTAATAAAGGATAAAAAAATAAGATGAGCGATATGTTAAAGGAATATTTTTTGCCAATAAAAAGATCATGGCTGATATATTCATATCAAAATGGGGTGGATCACTTGAAAAATTATCTGGTAATCCTCTTTCAACTAATCGTTTGGAGTGGGTATACATTAGTTGAATGGCTGTCTGTTAACGATCGTTTCGTTTTCAAAGTATTCATGTTTCTGGTCTTTTCCTATCTAGCCATTTACATTGGTAAAATGATTTTAAAATCCAATAGGCGAACAATGCTTGTTACCGTGATAAGTCTATTATGCTACGGTATTTTGCAAATCCTTTTGGAAATGCTAGTACCCGTTTATTGAATTTTTAAGCAAGCCGCAATGACACAAGAAACCACGGAGGAACCATGATTAACAAAGGAGTAGCATTATTTACATTAATATCATTTTTATTGATGGCATGCAATGGTCCGAGTTCCAGTCGAACGGAAAATGATAATCAAAAAAGTGTGGAAACGACAACAACGGTCCAAGATGAAAGCCAGCAAGAGAAAGATCTGAAAAACGAAACGTCAAAAACAATTGTCGATGGGCATGTAAAGGCAGAATATCGGGTGGACAAAGAATATTGGTCATTTAAACCAATTGGGGATGCAAATCCGAAAGTTGTGCTGTTAACATTTGATGATACACCTGATAAATATTCTCTGAAAATCGCCCAGACGCTGAAGCGCCTTGAAGTACCTGCGATTTTTTTCGTGAACGGTCACTTTCTTGGAAATGATGAAAATAAAGCGGAGCTAAAAGAAATTCATGAAATGGGTTTTTCTATCGGTAATCATACTTATTCCCATGTGAATTTAAAACAGTTAACCGAAAAGGAACAAGAGCGGGAAATCGTAAAATTGAACAATTTGGTAGAAGGCATTACAGGGGTACGCCCTAAGTACTTCAGGGCGCCATTTGGATTGAATACCGAGCATTCAAAAAAAGTCGCTGAGAAAGAAAAAATGTTGGTCATGAATTGGACATATGGATACGACTGGGAAAAAGAGTATCAGGATAAAAAAGCTTTAAGGGAGATCATGTTGAACAGCCCTTATTTAGGAAATGGTGCGAACTTACTGATGCATGACCGGCAATGGACGAGTGAAGCCATTGAGGATATCGTGAAAGGTTTTCAAAAGAATGGTTATGAGATTCTTGATCCAAAGTTAATTGAAACGCCTGCATGAGCCAATTCCGGCTTCTGCAGGTTTTTTATTTCCTTGGATAATAATACATCACCCGTTTATTGAAGAGATGTAGCTGCGCCCGTAATTTCTTTGCAAGGAACTTGCACAGTTCATTAGCTTTCCCCTTATCACCGAAAGTTGCTGTTTCAGGGAGGGTAAATTGGATATAGGATTGAATCCGCTCTGATCCGTCTTCATCCTTAACGACTTCTTGGTCAACGCCTATCAATATCATGTGATATCGATCTTCTTTGGATTGGAGATATATGGCCTTATCTTTCATCTTTTCTGGTTCTTTCATTTCATAAGGAAATGCTTTCTTATCATAGTCCCAATCCAGTTGCTTTCCGGTTTTCGCTGTGATCATTTGATAATAGTTCAGCAGTTCTTTCACATCTTCGATGGTTACAGTCCCTTTCACGGACTCAGGAACAAGTTTGATATAGGCATTTTCAGTCATGTGGATCCCCCTTAAATCGATAGGATGTAAGATTATATTAACATTTTATGGATGTATTATATACATATCTATATGTAAATTAAAAGACGAAATTCCTTTTTCACCTTGCTATGCAAAAGCAAGAGGTGTGATGAAATGAGCTCCAGGGCCCAAAAAGGAATCGTCTAACGAACGATTGGAGTCAATTGCTTCCTACAAGAGGGTTCATTAAATGGGAAAAAAGTATATATGTTATACTTTTTAGCTTGAAATAATAAATGTGTTATATTATAATTCATATAAAGCGGTTACATTACGTCATTGATGCATACAATATAGAGGAAGGGGTTGTAAAAATGGGAACTATCGTATGTCAAACTTGCAATAGCACGATTGAACATTTTGAAGATGAAAAAGTAAGTGTACTATATACACACAATCACAACTGCCAAAGCTGTGATACAGCTGCCTCTGAAAAATAAATCGAAACAGGATTATAAGATTAATAGAATTTAAGGGTGTTTCAGGATTGTAACCTGGAGCACCCTTTTTATAGAAGTCAATGAAGCGAAAATCTTCAGTTTATCGGGAGCTACATGCTCAATAATAAAGGGGGCAAAAAAACCAGAGCAGCACTTCGCTCTGGTTTGATGGGATCAATCAATTTTTAATGATACGTAAATATTTTATTTCTGGGTCCTCAGGGCCTTGAACAGGAAGGCCGGCCTCGATGTTTTTCCGGATGTAATTGATATTATCTTCAGTAATCAATTCACCTGGTATGAAGATTGGGATTCCAGGCGGGTAAACCATGATGAACTCAGCGCTAATTTTGCCGACAGATTCCTCAATGGGAACCACTTCGGTTTCTGCATAAAATGCTTCCCTTGGTGATAAAGCCAAGGGTGGTGTATCAGGAAGCAGGACTTCGATCTTTTCATGTTCAGCCGCCATTTCCTTAAACTCATCGGCCAAGTCTCTAAGGGCAGTAATCAGAAGGTCCGCTTCTGTTTTTGAGTCTCCAGGTGTTATCAGGCAAAGGATATTGTACAAGTCAGAAAGTTCCACTTCGATATTATGCTTTTCACGAAGCCATTTCTCAACGTCGTATCCGGTAATATTCAATTCCTTGATGGATATGATCAATTTAGTCGGGTCATAACTAAAGGCTGCCTCACTCTCGAGAATTTCGCTGCCGACACAGTAAAGATAAGGAATCTCATTAACGGCCTCGCGGATATACCCTGCGAGATTGATTGCTTCATCAATCATTTCCCTGCCTACCGTCGCAAGTTGTCTTCTGGCCGTATCCAGGGAAGCCAGAAGGATATAGGAGGTTGAGGTGGTTGTGAGCATGCTCAATATGGCTTGAACACGATTTGCGGAAACCAATCCATTCCTTACATTTAATATGGAACTTCCCGTTAGTGAACCGCCCAGTTTATGAACACTCGTTGCAGCCATATCCGCTCCAGCTTGCATGGCTGACATCGGCAAGTCTTCATGGAAGTGTATATGGACACCATGTGCTTCATCTACCAGTACTGGGATTTTGTAGGAATGAGCAACTTCCACTATTTTTTGCAAATCAGCCGAAATGCCGAAATAGGTTGGATTGATGACAAGCAATCCTTTTGCATCGCTATGTTCCCTTAAAGTTTTTTCGACGGCATCTACGGTGATTCCGTGTGAGATGCCCAAATCTTTGTCTATTTCAGGATTGATGAAAATGGGAACAGCTCCGGAAAACACAATGGCAGACATTACGGATTTATGTACATTCCTTGGGACGATGATTTTGTCCCCAGGTCCGCAAACTGTCATGACCATCGTCATGATTGCTCCACTTGTTCCTTGAACGGAAAAGAATGTGTGATCCGCCCCAAAAGCTTCAGCGGCAAGATCCTGAGCTTGTTTAATGATCCCCTTTGGCTGATGGAGATCATCGAGTGGAGCGATATTGATTAAATCTATAGATAATGCATTTTCTCCAATGAAATTACGGAAATCAGCGTCCATTCCTTTTCCTTTTTTATGACCTGGAATATGAAATTGAACGGGATTTTTTTTTGCATGCTGCAATAAGGCAGTGTATAAGGGTGTTTCATTCTGTGACAATTCTTTGTGGCCCCTTTTCAATAAAATAGGTACGTAATATTTGGGAGTACATACTCCCTTTCTATTAATGATCGTATGTTTCTCCGATTCCATCGTATGGTTAGTAAACTTGTGGATAGACATAAAACATATGAATTATAGCACGTCTTATAATAAATGCCTAGAGTGACTTTAATGTCCTGACTTAAACAATTTATATATGTCTTTATTGTTAAGGGGCTCAATAAAATTATGAGCAGATTATAAATGTCCATTTTCCTAGTATTTACTGGATTTACTCAAGAATTCTTCTTTTATCAATATTGTAGGTGAGTTTAA
The DNA window shown above is from Peribacillus sp. FSL P2-0133 and carries:
- a CDS encoding DUF1885 family protein, coding for MTENAYIKLVPESVKGTVTIEDVKELLNYYQMITAKTGKQLDWDYDKKAFPYEMKEPEKMKDKAIYLQSKEDRYHMILIGVDQEVVKDEDGSERIQSYIQFTLPETATFGDKGKANELCKFLAKKLRAQLHLFNKRVMYYYPRK
- a CDS encoding GapA-binding peptide SR1P — its product is MGTIVCQTCNSTIEHFEDEKVSVLYTHNHNCQSCDTAASEK
- a CDS encoding aminotransferase class I/II-fold pyridoxal phosphate-dependent enzyme; its protein translation is MSQNETPLYTALLQHAKKNPVQFHIPGHKKGKGMDADFRNFIGENALSIDLINIAPLDDLHQPKGIIKQAQDLAAEAFGADHTFFSVQGTSGAIMTMVMTVCGPGDKIIVPRNVHKSVMSAIVFSGAVPIFINPEIDKDLGISHGITVDAVEKTLREHSDAKGLLVINPTYFGISADLQKIVEVAHSYKIPVLVDEAHGVHIHFHEDLPMSAMQAGADMAATSVHKLGGSLTGSSILNVRNGLVSANRVQAILSMLTTTSTSYILLASLDTARRQLATVGREMIDEAINLAGYIREAVNEIPYLYCVGSEILESEAAFSYDPTKLIISIKELNITGYDVEKWLREKHNIEVELSDLYNILCLITPGDSKTEADLLITALRDLADEFKEMAAEHEKIEVLLPDTPPLALSPREAFYAETEVVPIEESVGKISAEFIMVYPPGIPIFIPGELITEDNINYIRKNIEAGLPVQGPEDPEIKYLRIIKN